DNA from uncultured Fusobacterium sp.:
TTTCCCAGCAAAGAATCCTAAGAAAGCTGGTAATTCAGTTTTATAAAACTTTTTATAACAAATAGCTGCTATTATACCTGCTATTAATCCACCAAATACTCCTGTTTGAAGTGTTGGTATTCCTAATACCATAGCATAAGAAAGATCTCCACTAGCAACTCCTACTGCTGCATCTGTCATTATTCCCATAGTAGTATTCATTATTAAAATAGCTACTACTGCTGCTAAAGCCGCTATTCCATCTCCTCCTACAAGTCCTATAGCTGCTCCTATTGCAAATAATAATGGTAAATTACTGAAAATTATCTGTCCTGCTTGTTCCATAAGGGTAAAATGTAACTTGTTCCCAAAAGCTAAGAATAATCCTGCTGCTGGAAGAATAGCAACTGGTGTCATTAAAGCTTTTCCAATTTTTTGAACCTCTGCAAATATTTTCATATTTCGCCTCCATAAACATTTTTTATTTGATAAATTTAATATATATCAATTCCTTTAAAAAGTCAATATTTTTTTCATTTTTTTTGAGCCTTTTTTATTTTAAATTGATTTTTTTTAAAAAATATTGTATTATTTTATTATAATAATTACAGTGATTAAGGAGTTTTCTCAATGAATGATAAACAAGAATTAGAATTAAAACGTTTCAAAATAATTGAGCCTTTTTTAAAAAAGAAAAAAAAACTTAAAGAGATAGAAGAAGAGAAAAATATATCTTATGCAACTTTAAAAAGATGGGTTAATGCATATAAAAAGAATGGAATAATTGGACTTGAAAAAAAATCTCGTGAAGATAAAAATTCTTTTAGAAATATTGATGAAGATGGATTAGAAAAAATAAAAGAAATTTGTAAGGAATCAAAAGAAACTAATATAACAAAGTTATATGCTTCTTGTAAAAAAAGATTTCCTGAAAACTTTTCTATTAGTTATGCTACTTTCTATAGAATAGTAAATAATATCGATGAGTTTTTTAATAAAACTACAGTTAAATATATGGAAAAAATAAAGAAAGAAAATCAATGTTATCTAATTTTTGATATTCCACTTTATGTTTTAGTAGATGATTTTTTTTCAAATAAAAAAGTTGTTCCTAGATTACTTATTATGCTTGATTCTGCTTCATTAGAGCCTATTAATTTTGCTATAGATTACTATTTTGCAAATTTTTATTCACTTCTAGGATTTATTAGAGAAGGAATTTTAAAAGTCTCTTTAAAAAATGAAAAATTTACTCTTCCAAAAGAGATTTTAGTTGCTTCTAAAAATATAAATAATAAAAAAGTTCTTAAAGAGATTTATAATGAATTAGGAATAAAAATTAGTGAACATTATACTGAAAATAGTGAAGTTCATAAATTTATTGAATTTATAAAAACTGATATTGAAGAATTTTATAAAAAAAATAACTATGAACTTACTCTTTTAGAACTTACTGAATATTTAAGTAATTATATATATGCTCAGAAAAAAGAATATGCTTTTTCTATAAACTATAATGCTATTAATAATATAAAATATCTTAGAGAATTAGATATCTTCTTACAATTAGCTTCTAGAAAAATCATTGATTCTAAAGTTAGGTTAAAAAACTTTCAATATATCTCATCTATTTTCAAAGGCTTAAATGGACAAGAGATATTAATTAAATTTTCTCCAATTAATCCTAAAATTATCTATCTTTTTGGTAAAAACTCATATTTAGGTTTAGCTAATATAAATCTATGATAAACTTTATACTAAAAGGTATTGACAAAATATAGCAAATAGTATATTATAAATGAGTAAACAACTTGCCTGGATGGCGGAATGGTAGACGCGACGGACTCAAAAGAATGTTCGTGGAAGGTTAAAAGTTATTATATTTAAAGACTTTTAAAATACTTTTTTAAAATCGTCCTTGCAAATCGTCCGTTTATTTGAAAATTGTATTTTTATAAAATGCCCGAATGATGAAATTGGTAAACATGATAGACTCAAAATCTATTGGCAGTAATGCCTTGCGGGTTCGAGTCCCGCTTTGGGCACCACTACAAATTTAATAATCATATATGTTAGTATGAAATCTTAGCTTGCCGGCTGATTAAATTATTAATATATATGATTTTTTTATTTCTCATCAGTGTTACTTTCATCATCTTTCTTTTTCATCACCTCTTCCACTATTTTAGCAGATTTTTTAATTTTTTTATCTAATAAATGTGA
Protein-coding regions in this window:
- a CDS encoding helix-turn-helix domain-containing protein, yielding MNDKQELELKRFKIIEPFLKKKKKLKEIEEEKNISYATLKRWVNAYKKNGIIGLEKKSREDKNSFRNIDEDGLEKIKEICKESKETNITKLYASCKKRFPENFSISYATFYRIVNNIDEFFNKTTVKYMEKIKKENQCYLIFDIPLYVLVDDFFSNKKVVPRLLIMLDSASLEPINFAIDYYFANFYSLLGFIREGILKVSLKNEKFTLPKEILVASKNINNKKVLKEIYNELGIKISEHYTENSEVHKFIEFIKTDIEEFYKKNNYELTLLELTEYLSNYIYAQKKEYAFSINYNAINNIKYLRELDIFLQLASRKIIDSKVRLKNFQYISSIFKGLNGQEILIKFSPINPKIIYLFGKNSYLGLANINL